The following nucleotide sequence is from Candidatus Cloacimonadota bacterium.
TTCCTCAAAAATTTCTGTTTGTCCATCAACTTTAAGTTCATCACCAACATTGGAAGTTTCAATGTCATTCGAGGCAGAAAAATAAACCGTATCGCTCTGCATACTGATAATATAATCTTCTGTTGAATCTGCTAAATCACGCATGAAATAGCTATCATTCATGAGGGGAACATTAATTTCAGTTTCCCATTCGGGTGATTGAGGAGCCTTGATCGTGCAGGACGCAACCAGGATCAGAATCAAGAAGAAAATAATATGATTAGTGTATTTATTCATTTCTTTTTTTCCTTTCAATTATCTTAGTAAATTTATTTTTTTATTGATTGTTTTGCCATTTTTCAAATGTATTTTGTAAAAATATGTACCGTTCGCCACCTTATTTCCAACTTTATCTAATCCATGCCAAGTTATAATATATTCTCCGGCTGGTAAAATGCTGTTTTGGATAGTAGAAATTTTTTGCCCTTTTAAGTTAAAAACTTCTATCGAAATTTTCTGCGATTTGGAGAGAGTAAATGAAATGTTGTTGGTTCCCGAGAATGGGTTAGGATAGATGGATAAATTTTCTATATCGTTCTTATACGGTGGTTGATCAACGCTTTGCTCGAATGACCAAATCACATTTATCTCAAAATTTGTGGCTTCCGGAAATGTAACTGAGGTAATACCACCAGAATAAGTATAGGAACCGCCTGTAACGGAAGATGGTTCGTTCCCTGTGAAGAAACCAACAGTGCAGGAAGTATCCACATAACCCGCAGCAAAATCCTCATCAATATTTAAAACAATATTAGCAAAAACAGAATTGCTGATAATTGTGTTACCATCATAGACAAATTCTTGTCCTTCAGTCATAAAAATATTTTTGGGTATTTCATTGTCATCTTTCGAAACAATAAGTTGATGACCATCATAAGAAACTTCACTTTCAAAAAATGCCTGCGTTACAATCGAATGATCGTATTTTACCAAAGTAATTGTTTTCTCATTATCACTTGAGATTGTTCCCCCAATACATGAGCCTAAATTTATGGGAGTATAAGAAATATCCGCAGTAGTATTTTCGGGAATAATGAATGATGAATACAATGTCTCTGATGCGATTACATCTGCACATGTTACCGTGTGTGTGAAAAGAGAATCATATACACCGCCGTCATGGTAGTCATCATAATTTGAAAGGGTGATATCCTGAGTGGAGTTGATGAAAAAATTCAGATCAACATCCCCGACAGAATATGTAGAACCCAGAGGAGTCTCGGTGAAATCGTTTCCGGTGGTTCCTCCACCATTTCCGTGCAAAAGCCAGCTATATGTGTGAGAATTATTTGATGTAACAAAATCTGAAATAATAAAATATGAATTGTTGATAAAAGAAACACTTCGCTGGAAATAGGTGTCCTGATATTCAGTTAAAATCTCGCTGTAATCGAATCTATCAGTATCAAAATTGTTAGTTATAAAGGCATCGGTTCCGTTTGCGTAGATGGAACTTGCAGCTGGAGGACCTTCACCGTCCACTAATATCAGACTGTGATTTTTTGCATAACGAACAAAGTCCCGCTTGTCCCAACTGACATATCCGCTGTCCATTGCAAGCAGTTCACCGTAAGCGAAAATAACGAAGCTGGTGTTATCCGGATGTTCGTGTGTATGCCCTCCTTCACGTGCTATCCCAAATTCACCGAGAAGGCACATGTAAACTGCATCATTATCCCAGCTGCTGCGGAAAACCGCTTGACCCGCATCAATCAGGAATTGAGTAGGAGAAAACGCTGGTGGAGTATTACCAGCATAAGATTGATTAGATGCACAAACCACTTCCACATCAATATTGTCGGATGAATTAGAAACAAAATAGGGTTCATCAGCATTTTTATAATCCCAGGCAAGCAGATCATCATCCAGATATCCGGCAAGCATACCGTTGAAATAATAGGGATTTAAAAACGAATCATCAAAATTGGGTCGTGCTCCATTTGGCATACGGATTCTGATTCCCCAAATTGAATTAGCGTAGAAATTTTGTGTTAGCAGAAGGGGTTGTAATGATTCACCACCATAAGATTCTGTTTGTCCGTTCACAAAATTATAGTGAGATATTGCAAAAGGAAGGAAATTGCCACCCGCAAATCCTTGATAGTGAGGACCTTCAGCCCATCCGCCATCATCATCTACAATCCAACCGCCATCATCAGAAGGCATTTGGTTAAACTGTTTGTTCAGGGTCGTCATTGAATAATTTATCCATGTTTGAGGTTGTTTCCAACTATCCGGATTGGTTTCTGTGTTTAGCACTATGGCGGTCATCCCCATTGCGGATGCGAATTTTACGCCGTAATTGATTTGCTCTCCTTGACCATTTACCCACATCAACCAAAGCGGGTTAGTGTAGCTGTCATTTTCAACCAGATCATAATAAAGAGATGATGCAAGTTCGCTGATTTGGTTACGGATTGCCGTTTCATCATCACCAAAATCATAACCCATTCCCTTGAGGAAATCATAAGCAATACAAACCATGGAGATGGTTTCCGAATCCCAAAGAATATTTTTGTAATGCTCTTCGGTGGAAGAATATTCGTCTCTTTGGGTTACAAGCAGATACTCTTTTGCTTTGTCTGCATAGGTTGTGGTTCCGTTATTTTCGATAAGATAACGAAAAGCGGCACATCTTGCTACTCTTGCTTTGTCTCTTTCCTTTGAGCAGGATGAATAAGCGGTTTCAGATGTAGTTAAAATAGTTTCATACATTGCAGAGTATGGTTCTATTTGAACGCGTTCTCTTACGGCATCAATTGCCGAATCGCTGGAATCGATAACTGTTCTTGGCCAGTAAGTTTTTTCTGGATGCCATGCTCCTTGAGCAATTCCCAGTCCAAAAGTCGCCACTAAAATTATAAAGCATAGTACAATTATTTTTTTCATTTTTTTCCTTATATTTTTTTTGATTTTTATAAAAAAATTAAAAAGTGCAACATGGTGTCAAACTTTCTGAGATAATTCTCCCTTGATCTTCTTCCTAACCGGAGCAAATGTTTTTCTGTGAATGGGGCTAATACCAAAATTATTTATCGCTTCGATATGTTTTTTCGTGGGGTAGCCTTTGTGTGATTTAAAATCATATTGCGGGTATTTTTCATGAAAATCCATCATCAAATTATCTCGATACACTTTTGCGAGTATCGAAGCAGCTGCGATACAAAAATATTTACCATCCCCTCTAATTATCGGTTTTGCCGGAAATTTCAAGATAAAGTCATTGGATTTTGTAGGGAGATAGGGTCCATCAACCAATAAATAATCGGGTAATATTTCGAGTTTATCCAAACATTTTTGCATAGCCAAAAAAGATGCCTGAAGAATATTTATCTGATCAATTTTTTCAGAATCCACTGCTGAGATAGAATAATCTACTGCTTCTCTAATAATAATTTTAAATAATTTTTCTCTCTCGGAGGCTGATAATTTTTTTGAATCGTTCAATCTCGGAATTTTTGTATTCGGGTGAAGTATCACAGCAGCAGCAACTACCGGTCCCGCAATTGGTCCTCTGCCTGCTTCATCCAACCCCACAATTTTTTGGTATTTTCCAAACGATTTATATTCGGAAATCATCCAATCATTCTTTCTGCCAATAATAAAGCATTTTTCATGCTTTGCGGATTTGCCCTATTTTTCCCTGCAATGTCAAAAGCGGTGCCATGATCAACCGAAGTGCGAACAAAGGGAAGCCCCAAAGTTACATTCACTCCGGTATCGAATGAGAGCATTTTAAAAGGAATAAGTGCCTGATCGTGATAGGCAGAAATTATCATATCATATTTGTGGTAATTGCCTGAAAAAAATGTATCAGCCGGAAAAGGTCCATCAAGGCGCAAACCGGTTTCATTCAGTTTTTTTATAATAGGATGAAAAATGCTTAGCTCCTCGTTACCAAATTTCCCCTGTTCCCCACTGTGTGGGTTCAATCCAAGCAAAGCAATTTTGGGATTATCAATACCAAAATATTTTATGAGAGAAGAATGAATTAGTTTTATCTGATTTGTAATTTTCCCTGCAGAAAGAGAGGTGGAGACATCTTTTAGAGCAAGGTGAGTTGTGAGAATCGCCACATTGAGCTTCGGGCTAAAAAAGCTCATTATAAAATTATTGCAATCTGCTAAATTCGCAAAAAATTCCGTATGCCCGATAAATTCCGGATGGCGAATTTGAATAAAATGCTTGCTGATTGGAGCGGTAGCAATCGCTGAGATTTTTTGTTTTACAGCATCATATCCAGCATATTTTATAGCATTGTAAGCAGAGATTCCACTATTTTCAGAGGGATTGCCAGACAGAAACAAATCGGTTGGAGCAGTTTCTATCCAAAATAATTTGTCAGTAAAATTTATTGTATCTTCAACACGTGTTATTTTTTGCAAATTAGAAATAGTAAAATTTTGGGGTAAATTACCATAGAGGATCAGTTTGTTTTTCCCCTGATAATTTTGAATGGTATTTTTGACAATTTCCGGTCCGATTCCGGTGGGATCTCCTAATGTAATTCCGATTTTGTTCATGATAAAATTAATTCAACACCAGTCTTCTCATTCANNNNNNNNNNNNNNNNNNNNNNNNNNNNNNNNNNNNNNNNNNNNNNNNNNNNNNNNNNNNNNNNNNNNNNNNNNNNNNNNNNNNNNNNNNNNNNNNNNNNGTTTTTGATTTTTTTTCTTTGTGGTCGTTGTGTTTAGTAATCATTCGGGTGCGTTATCTTCTTCAATTTAGTAAAAAGATTTACCACAAAAAACACGGAAAGACACGAAAAATGTTTTTGATTTTTTATCACTTTGTGGCCTTTGTGGCCTTTGTGGTTTTTGTGTTTAGTGATCATTTGGGTGCGTTATCTCTTCAATTTAGTAAAAAGATTTACCACGAAAAACACGGAAAGACACGAAAAGTGTTGTTGATTTTTTTCCTTTGTGGTCTTATGCTTTTGTGAAGTAAAAAAATGGTGCCGAGACGCGGAATTGAACCACGGACACAGGGATTTTCAGTCCCCTGCTCTACCGACTGAGCTATCCCGGCACACAAAAATTTATTCACTCTTTTTTTAAGTGTTTAAATCACTGTCAAGTTTCGCAACTTGAACATCCTTATTAGCAACTCAAGAAGCAATTCCTAAAAAGACGCTCCCACACCCAATCTGAACGTGTTATATTTGCTGATCGAGTAATCCGCCATAAGATCAAAAATGAGTAATTTCAAGCGAGTCCCCAGCGTAATTTTCATATTACTTTCGGTTTCAATATCAAATTTAATTTCATCAATACCTGGAATAGCCCCGGCATAATCATATTTCGCTGTCAGGGTTGAATTTTCTACACCCACACCGCCATAAACGGTTAAAGGTACAACCACCAAACTTTTGCTGGCGTGAACATTGAAATAGGTCGTATTCATTTCAATATAATCTCCAAGAGAAAATTGTTGGTATGTTCCTTGAACAGCGATTGCAACTGGACATAAGGGGATGAATTTGCTTACCTGATTTTTTATTCCCAAACCCCAGTAAGTAAATTTTCCAATATCTTTACTGATTTCAACTTCCGGGAAAAACCGTATTTCAACATCTATTCCAGAAGGTAAACCAATATGAGCCTGAGGTACGAGAAACGGAA
It contains:
- a CDS encoding heparinase II/III family protein; translated protein: MKKIIVLCFIILVATFGLGIAQGAWHPEKTYWPRTVIDSSDSAIDAVRERVQIEPYSAMYETILTTSETAYSSCSKERDKARVARCAAFRYLIENNGTTTYADKAKEYLLVTQRDEYSSTEEHYKNILWDSETISMVCIAYDFLKGMGYDFGDDETAIRNQISELASSLYYDLVENDSYTNPLWLMWVNGQGEQINYGVKFASAMGMTAIVLNTETNPDSWKQPQTWINYSMTTLNKQFNQMPSDDGGWIVDDDGGWAEGPHYQGFAGGNFLPFAISHYNFVNGQTESYGGESLQPLLLTQNFYANSIWGIRIRMPNGARPNFDDSFLNPYYFNGMLAGYLDDDLLAWDYKNADEPYFVSNSSDNIDVEVVCASNQSYAGNTPPAFSPTQFLIDAGQAVFRSSWDNDAVYMCLLGEFGIAREGGHTHEHPDNTSFVIFAYGELLAMDSGYVSWDKRDFVRYAKNHSLILVDGEGPPAASSIYANGTDAFITNNFDTDRFDYSEILTEYQDTYFQRSVSFINNSYFIISDFVTSNNSHTYSWLLHGNGGGTTGNDFTETPLGSTYSVGDVDLNFFINSTQDITLSNYDDYHDGGVYDSLFTHTVTCADVIASETLYSSFIIPENTTADISYTPINLGSCIGGTISSDNEKTITLVKYDHSIVTQAFFESEVSYDGHQLIVSKDDNEIPKNIFMTEGQEFVYDGNTIISNSVFANIVLNIDEDFAAGYVDTSCTVGFFTGNEPSSVTGGSYTYSGGITSVTFPEATNFEINVIWSFEQSVDQPPYKNDIENLSIYPNPFSGTNNISFTLSKSQKISIEVFNLKGQKISTIQNSILPAGEYIITWHGLDKVGNKVANGTYFYKIHLKNGKTINKKINLLR
- a CDS encoding ribonuclease HII, whose amino-acid sequence is MISEYKSFGKYQKIVGLDEAGRGPIAGPVVAAAVILHPNTKIPRLNDSKKLSASEREKLFKIIIREAVDYSISAVDSEKIDQINILQASFLAMQKCLDKLEILPDYLLVDGPYLPTKSNDFILKFPAKPIIRGDGKYFCIAAASILAKVYRDNLMMDFHEKYPQYDFKSHKGYPTKKHIEAINNFGISPIHRKTFAPVRKKIKGELSQKV
- the pdxA gene encoding 4-hydroxythreonine-4-phosphate dehydrogenase PdxA; the protein is MNKIGITLGDPTGIGPEIVKNTIQNYQGKNKLILYGNLPQNFTISNLQKITRVEDTINFTDKLFWIETAPTDLFLSGNPSENSGISAYNAIKYAGYDAVKQKISAIATAPISKHFIQIRHPEFIGHTEFFANLADCNNFIMSFFSPKLNVAILTTHLALKDVSTSLSAGKITNQIKLIHSSLIKYFGIDNPKIALLGLNPHSGEQGKFGNEELSIFHPIIKKLNETGLRLDGPFPADTFFSGNYHKYDMIISAYHDQALIPFKMLSFDTGVNVTLGLPFVRTSVDHGTAFDIAGKNRANPQSMKNALLLAERMIG
- a CDS encoding DUF6588 family protein translates to MLKKYVVLFIVFSIWITAILSADLLDDLEKFGETNGKKYLEPFAEVLTTSMNTGWFSVAKGGMMHFGFCVNPMITIIPDDAKTFTASSPDTSLYEENEIESATVFGDKGGTFHGVIPGTYLTLPDGINLSTFPFLVPQAHIGLPSGIDVEIRFFPEVEISKDIGKFTYWGLGIKNQVSKFIPLCPVAIAVQGTYQQFSLGDYIEMNTTYFNVHASKSLVVVPLTVYGGVGVENSTLTAKYDYAGAIPGIDEIKFDIETESNMKITLGTRLKLLIFDLMADYSISKYNTFRLGVGASF